A portion of the Leptospirales bacterium genome contains these proteins:
- a CDS encoding dolichol kinase, translating into MSWVRIEAPKAGIPFNFSRKAYHMLGLLVPLAVYFRVFDGAAGAQSIPHYSRFVCLAILVSSLLLLLALDTLRFAWPPLNALFQKYLGVLLKEEESERYNATIPYFTACIILLLFFSDVAATLACIFLMIGDPFAAFVGMRFGRIRFSNGKSLEGLVAFLVFGLAGALLFLSLHSSISAGGPFSLQLPDGAWNAALLAPLLGGVLAAALAEFFSVVSARGILDDNLVVPLFGAAGMCLFAYQLTPELFEPMLLGRGVLRAWAGALF; encoded by the coding sequence ATGTCCTGGGTCAGAATCGAGGCGCCGAAGGCCGGCATTCCATTCAACTTTTCGCGCAAAGCCTATCACATGCTTGGCCTTTTGGTGCCGCTGGCAGTCTACTTTCGTGTTTTTGACGGCGCGGCCGGGGCGCAAAGCATCCCGCACTATTCGCGTTTTGTCTGCCTGGCGATTTTAGTTTCCTCCCTTTTGCTCTTGCTTGCATTGGATACGCTGCGCTTTGCCTGGCCGCCGCTCAACGCCCTCTTCCAGAAGTACTTAGGAGTATTATTGAAGGAGGAAGAGAGCGAACGTTACAATGCTACGATTCCTTATTTCACAGCCTGTATCATTCTGCTGCTTTTTTTCTCGGATGTTGCGGCCACGCTGGCCTGCATCTTTCTGATGATCGGCGATCCTTTCGCCGCGTTTGTTGGCATGCGCTTTGGCCGCATTCGTTTCTCGAATGGCAAATCGCTGGAGGGTCTGGTTGCGTTTCTAGTTTTCGGTTTGGCCGGCGCTTTGCTTTTTCTTTCGCTGCACAGCAGCATTAGCGCGGGCGGCCCCTTTTCGCTGCAATTGCCAGACGGCGCCTGGAACGCGGCGCTGCTTGCGCCGCTTCTGGGAGGGGTTCTGGCTGCGGCCCTGGCTGAATTTTTCTCAGTCGTCAGTGCACGCGGCATCCTCGACGACAACCTTGTTGTTCCGCTCTTTGGCGCTGCGGGCATGTGTTTGTTTGCCTACCAGCTGACCCCGGAGCTCTTCGAACCCATGCTTCTGGGACGCGGCGTGCTTCGCGCCTGGGCCGGCGCCCTGTTTTAG
- a CDS encoding MBL fold metallo-hydrolase, which produces MEIRLWGVRGSLPTPMTGAEYRHKLVNALAQACELWRSNPAQSSADLIRQLSPEFCGVIGGDTTCVEVRAGDDILILDLGTGSVRLGQQLERQDFRGDLHILLTHTHWDHIQGWPFFRPAYQAENHIHLYSCLPDLRQRLERQQHPDHFPLSFDRLPARVSFELLEPGASFSIGGFQVTTKPLIHPGGSIAYKIEYGGRSFTFATDTEFYGPDLHRQMDDYYAFFNHADLLVMDAQYSLEEAEQKRGWGHTAMTIAVDCSLHWQVRELALTHHEPAHGDHSIWEIFQEAHEYLAEFATGATELRIQMAREGDVYRLPPRPA; this is translated from the coding sequence ATGGAAATCAGACTCTGGGGGGTGCGCGGATCGCTGCCGACCCCGATGACAGGCGCAGAATATCGCCATAAGCTGGTCAACGCCCTTGCCCAGGCTTGCGAACTCTGGCGCTCGAATCCAGCGCAGAGCTCCGCCGATCTGATCCGCCAGTTGAGTCCGGAGTTCTGCGGAGTCATAGGCGGCGATACCACCTGTGTTGAGGTTCGCGCCGGCGACGACATATTGATACTCGATCTGGGTACTGGCTCCGTTCGACTTGGCCAGCAGCTGGAGCGGCAGGATTTCCGCGGCGACCTGCACATCCTCCTGACCCATACCCACTGGGATCACATACAGGGATGGCCTTTTTTTCGGCCCGCATATCAAGCTGAAAATCATATCCATCTGTATTCCTGCTTGCCCGACCTGCGGCAGCGTCTGGAGCGTCAGCAGCATCCGGATCACTTTCCGCTATCCTTCGATCGACTTCCAGCCCGCGTCAGCTTTGAATTGCTCGAACCTGGCGCCAGCTTCAGCATTGGCGGATTCCAGGTTACAACCAAACCGCTGATTCATCCCGGCGGTTCCATTGCCTACAAGATCGAGTATGGCGGTCGGAGCTTCACTTTTGCAACGGACACCGAGTTTTACGGTCCGGATCTTCACCGCCAGATGGACGACTACTATGCTTTCTTCAACCATGCCGACCTGCTGGTCATGGATGCGCAATATTCATTGGAAGAGGCGGAGCAAAAGCGCGGATGGGGCCATACAGCTATGACCATTGCTGTGGATTGCTCTTTGCACTGGCAGGTGCGAGAGCTGGCCCTGACCCATCATGAACCGGCCCACGGAGACCACTCTATCTGGGAAATCTTTCAGGAGGCGCATGAGTACCTTGCTGAATTTGCCACCGGAGCTACGGAATTGCGTATCCAGATGGCGCGCGAGGGCGATGTCTACCGGCTGCCGCCGCGTCCTGCCTGA
- a CDS encoding CBS domain-containing protein — protein MRSVSIREILQAKSGDVAAVVAMAPDATVYDAICLLADRGIGSVLVMDGERLVGIVSERDCVRKISRQDKNAHDVPVSQIMAANPVTASPEDTVWQAMNVMNEKRFRHLPVLEGERVVGMISIGDLVKTIMEEQEKIIRHLEGYITGGIA, from the coding sequence ATGCGCAGCGTCAGTATTCGAGAAATCCTGCAGGCCAAGAGCGGCGATGTAGCCGCGGTCGTAGCCATGGCCCCGGACGCAACAGTTTATGATGCAATCTGCCTTCTGGCGGATCGCGGCATCGGTTCGGTGCTGGTTATGGATGGCGAGCGATTGGTCGGGATCGTATCCGAGCGCGATTGCGTGCGCAAAATTAGCCGGCAGGACAAGAATGCGCATGATGTTCCGGTCAGCCAGATCATGGCCGCCAATCCGGTGACCGCAAGCCCAGAGGACACAGTCTGGCAGGCAATGAACGTTATGAACGAGAAGCGCTTTCGCCACCTGCCGGTGCTGGAGGGAGAACGGGTGGTTGGCATGATATCCATTGGCGACCTGGTCAAGACCATAATGGAAGAACAGGAGAAGATCATCCGCCATCTGGAAGGCTACATCACTGGCGGCATCGCCTGA
- a CDS encoding NADH-quinone oxidoreductase subunit A: MAEQYLPLAIYTLIALLIATVPLLISFRLGPRTQSAHKFDPYECGMDQIDSPHKPLPIKFYAVALLFMLFDIETIFFLPWAASYVDNNFGAAGWAALGSILFFTAIVTLGLIYEIRMRVLEWD, translated from the coding sequence ATGGCCGAGCAGTACCTGCCGCTGGCAATCTACACCCTCATCGCACTGCTGATTGCAACCGTCCCGTTGCTGATTTCTTTTCGCCTGGGACCGCGAACGCAAAGCGCACACAAGTTCGATCCATACGAATGCGGCATGGATCAGATCGACTCGCCGCATAAGCCCTTGCCGATCAAGTTCTATGCCGTCGCCCTGCTCTTCATGCTATTTGATATTGAAACGATCTTCTTTTTGCCCTGGGCGGCGTCCTATGTGGACAACAACTTTGGCGCCGCGGGCTGGGCCGCATTGGGCTCTATTCTTTTTTTCACGGCTATTGTAACCCTGGGTTTGATCTACGAAATTCGAATGAGGGTGCTGGAATGGGACTGA
- the nuoB gene encoding NADH-quinone oxidoreductase subunit NuoB, translating to MGLSGQKSFDFATTRLDSIINYCRGASLWPMPFGVACCAIEMMASYMPKYDSSRFGAEVLKFSPRQSDLLIVSGRISLKMMPVLTRIWEQMPEPKWCMSMGACASSGGVFDTYALVQGIDQFIPVDAYIPGCPPRPEAFIDALMMIQEKARNGIQRSRDFTSAAGAGA from the coding sequence ATGGGACTGAGCGGACAGAAGTCCTTTGATTTTGCAACCACCAGATTGGATTCGATTATCAACTATTGCCGGGGCGCAAGTCTGTGGCCCATGCCTTTTGGCGTAGCCTGCTGTGCCATTGAAATGATGGCTTCCTACATGCCTAAATATGATTCATCACGCTTTGGCGCGGAGGTTCTAAAGTTTTCGCCGCGCCAATCAGATTTGCTGATCGTATCCGGCCGCATTTCGCTGAAGATGATGCCGGTGCTGACGCGCATCTGGGAACAGATGCCAGAACCCAAATGGTGTATGTCCATGGGCGCTTGCGCCTCTAGCGGCGGCGTCTTCGACACTTACGCACTCGTTCAGGGCATAGATCAATTTATTCCGGTTGATGCTTACATTCCCGGCTGTCCGCCGCGGCCGGAAGCCTTCATAGACGCGCTGATGATGATCCAGGAGAAAGCGCGCAATGGAATCCAGCGCAGCCGCGATTTCACCTCGGCCGCCGGAGCTGGAGCATGA
- a CDS encoding NADH-quinone oxidoreductase subunit C yields MIVLDLSRRELAAQLIGEIAGNSLVRMEEIDQGLRVQLRREGARQILGKMRSDPDLGFELFVDLTAVDYAGYSLPMPERFAVAYQLLSFRLALRLEAIVWIPESEPCAESVSDLFAAAVWAEREAFDMFGIDFSGHPDLRRILLPEGYKGHPLRKEYPLKGRGERAAFETYEAQAGRPAEIDG; encoded by the coding sequence ATGATCGTTCTGGACCTGAGTCGCCGAGAACTGGCCGCACAATTGATCGGCGAAATTGCTGGCAATTCGTTGGTTCGCATGGAGGAAATTGACCAGGGACTGCGCGTTCAACTGCGTCGCGAGGGCGCCCGTCAGATCCTCGGCAAGATGCGCAGCGATCCCGACCTGGGCTTTGAGCTCTTCGTCGATTTAACGGCCGTGGACTACGCTGGCTACTCGCTGCCAATGCCCGAACGTTTTGCCGTTGCATACCAGCTGCTCTCTTTTCGGCTCGCTCTGCGCCTTGAGGCGATCGTCTGGATTCCAGAGTCCGAACCCTGTGCGGAGTCTGTTTCCGATTTGTTTGCCGCGGCGGTCTGGGCGGAACGCGAAGCCTTCGATATGTTTGGCATTGATTTTAGCGGACATCCAGATCTGCGGCGTATCCTCTTGCCAGAAGGCTACAAGGGACATCCGCTGCGTAAAGAGTATCCGCTGAAGGGGCGAGGCGAGCGCGCCGCCTTTGAAACCTATGAGGCGCAAGCCGGGCGTCCCGCAGAAATAGACGGCTGA
- the nuoD gene encoding NADH dehydrogenase (quinone) subunit D has translation MYSYQSDVLEKSEDSLLLNVGPSHPATHGTLRLKLKIQGETVVGCEQEIGFLHTGFEKLGEHRSFNQFVTITDRMNYISPLNNNIGYAVAVEELLGIEVPRRCAQIRVILAELSRIADHIFSLGAMTMDMGAFSSILWAFVEREKLYDVFESVTGTRLTTSYTRVGGLAFDLPEGFEARVREILDEAAGTIDKFRASFLSNPIFLERTSGVGVITREDALNFGLTGPIARASGVDYDLRKFRPYLGYQEYDFDTPIYAEGDSYARYVIRLDEMDESIRIVRQALDRLEPGPINYADQKHVLPDKQSVYHDMESLIHHFKVIMPGGNHGVQPPKASHYSASEAPNGELGFYLVSDGGSMPYRVRVRPPSFYNFQVYSKVLTGRMVADLVTILASFNVIAGELDR, from the coding sequence ATGTACAGCTACCAATCTGATGTTCTGGAAAAGAGCGAAGACTCACTGCTCTTGAATGTAGGCCCTTCGCATCCAGCCACCCATGGCACCTTGCGACTGAAGCTGAAAATCCAGGGAGAAACCGTCGTAGGCTGCGAACAAGAAATTGGCTTCTTACATACCGGCTTTGAAAAGTTGGGCGAGCATCGCTCTTTCAATCAGTTCGTGACGATCACCGATCGTATGAACTACATTTCGCCGCTGAATAACAATATTGGCTACGCGGTAGCAGTGGAAGAGCTCCTCGGGATCGAGGTTCCGCGACGTTGCGCGCAGATTCGCGTCATTCTTGCCGAGCTGTCGCGGATAGCAGACCATATCTTCAGTCTGGGCGCTATGACTATGGACATGGGGGCCTTCAGCAGCATTCTCTGGGCCTTTGTGGAGCGGGAAAAGTTATACGATGTATTTGAGAGCGTGACTGGAACGCGCCTGACCACCAGCTATACGCGAGTCGGCGGTCTGGCCTTCGATTTGCCGGAGGGCTTCGAGGCGCGCGTTCGAGAGATTCTGGATGAGGCGGCTGGCACCATTGATAAGTTCCGCGCCTCATTTTTGAGCAACCCGATCTTTCTGGAGCGCACGTCCGGCGTCGGCGTCATTACCCGCGAAGACGCCTTGAACTTTGGCCTGACCGGGCCAATTGCGCGCGCATCAGGCGTGGACTACGACCTGCGCAAATTCAGGCCCTACCTGGGCTACCAGGAATACGATTTCGATACGCCCATTTACGCCGAAGGCGATAGCTACGCGCGCTACGTAATTCGTCTCGATGAGATGGACGAGAGCATTCGCATTGTGCGCCAGGCGCTTGATCGTCTGGAGCCCGGTCCCATCAATTATGCCGACCAAAAGCATGTGCTTCCTGACAAACAGTCCGTTTACCACGATATGGAGTCCTTGATCCATCACTTCAAGGTCATAATGCCTGGCGGCAATCACGGAGTACAGCCGCCAAAGGCCAGCCACTATTCAGCCAGCGAGGCCCCCAACGGCGAACTGGGCTTCTATCTGGTCAGCGACGGAGGATCTATGCCATATCGAGTGCGCGTACGTCCTCCTTCCTTCTATAATTTCCAGGTCTACAGCAAGGTGCTGACCGGTCGCATGGTCGCGGACCTGGTTACGATACTGGCTTCCTTCAATGTTATTGCAGGAGAACTTGATCGATGA
- a CDS encoding NAD(P)H-dependent oxidoreductase subunit E — protein MTGAGETLHFSAAASVEVDRLLADFPNPRSALLMVMRVAEREFGALNDAAMELVARTCGVSPSHVLGMATFYTHFKRPAHGKHRLMVCATLICDLGGAGDALQVIYEMLGLRPGQRTADGLFSLEKVECLADCNRPPAMQIDGLHLSGMNRQRLQSVVLEYLGKEGKSAGAYRAEDAVEMDLRTPVISVKQAAPGQGAQSK, from the coding sequence ATGACCGGCGCAGGTGAAACGCTTCATTTTTCCGCTGCCGCCAGCGTCGAGGTTGATCGACTGCTGGCGGACTTTCCCAATCCGCGCTCGGCATTGTTGATGGTGATGCGCGTAGCTGAACGCGAATTTGGCGCGCTCAACGACGCGGCCATGGAATTGGTCGCAAGAACCTGTGGAGTGAGTCCATCCCACGTGCTGGGAATGGCAACCTTTTACACTCATTTCAAAAGGCCGGCGCATGGGAAGCACCGCTTGATGGTTTGCGCTACTCTAATTTGCGATTTGGGCGGCGCTGGCGATGCTTTGCAGGTCATCTATGAAATGCTTGGATTGCGTCCAGGTCAGCGCACGGCCGACGGCCTGTTTTCCCTCGAAAAGGTCGAGTGTCTTGCGGATTGCAATCGACCGCCAGCTATGCAAATCGACGGCCTGCACCTTTCCGGTATGAACCGCCAGCGCCTGCAAAGTGTCGTGCTGGAGTATCTGGGCAAAGAGGGCAAGAGCGCCGGCGCCTATCGCGCTGAGGACGCTGTGGAGATGGATTTGCGCACGCCGGTGATCTCGGTCAAACAGGCTGCGCCCGGGCAGGGAGCGCAAAGCAAATGA
- the nuoF gene encoding NADH-quinone oxidoreductase subunit NuoF encodes MSDVPFEAVLLKHIQSPDSHTLAHYQQRGGYQTAREWLGKDRAAILQTIVDSGLRGRGGAGFPTGKKWSFLAKGTGKPSYLVVNGDESEPGTFKDRYLIECDPHQLIEGVILSAYAIECHHAFIYMRGEFILGYERLRKALDEAEAAGFVGKDIFGKGYDLKITAARGAGAYICGEETGLLTSLEGDRGYPKLKPPFPAVSGLLGAPTIVNNVETICNVPHILKNGVAWFRQWGTGDSPGFKIFSISGRVNRPGNYEVPLGTPLRHLIDECAGGVLDGKKIRAVIPGGSSTPLLTGDKIDNARMDYESLAAMGTFLGSGGIIVLDESVDMTRALYNLMRFYHHESCGQCTPCREGTGWLEKVMERLYHGHGRTEDLALLKEISGNMRGRTICPLADAAAMPMGSFLSECGEQLLAHSRAAQN; translated from the coding sequence ATGAGCGACGTTCCGTTTGAAGCGGTGCTTCTCAAGCACATCCAATCGCCGGACAGCCACACCCTTGCCCACTACCAGCAGCGCGGCGGATACCAGACAGCGAGAGAGTGGCTGGGCAAGGATCGAGCCGCTATTTTGCAGACCATTGTCGATTCGGGTCTGCGCGGACGCGGCGGCGCCGGTTTCCCAACAGGGAAGAAATGGAGCTTCCTCGCCAAAGGAACAGGCAAGCCGAGCTATCTGGTAGTCAATGGCGACGAGTCCGAGCCGGGCACTTTCAAGGATCGCTACTTGATCGAATGTGATCCTCACCAGTTGATCGAAGGCGTGATTCTGTCTGCCTATGCGATCGAGTGTCATCACGCATTTATCTATATGCGCGGGGAATTTATCCTGGGATACGAGCGGCTGCGCAAGGCCCTGGATGAGGCGGAGGCGGCAGGTTTTGTTGGTAAGGATATCTTTGGCAAAGGTTACGATCTGAAAATTACCGCGGCGCGCGGCGCTGGCGCCTATATCTGCGGAGAAGAGACCGGTTTGTTGACTTCCCTCGAAGGCGACCGCGGCTATCCCAAATTGAAGCCGCCCTTCCCCGCGGTGAGCGGGCTGCTTGGCGCTCCCACAATCGTGAACAATGTCGAAACGATCTGCAATGTGCCACACATTCTAAAAAATGGCGTGGCATGGTTCCGGCAATGGGGTACAGGCGACAGTCCAGGTTTCAAAATCTTCTCCATTTCCGGTCGCGTAAATCGACCCGGCAACTATGAAGTCCCGCTGGGTACGCCGCTCCGCCATCTGATCGATGAATGCGCTGGCGGCGTCCTGGATGGCAAAAAGATCCGAGCAGTGATTCCGGGAGGCTCGTCGACTCCGCTATTGACAGGCGACAAGATCGACAATGCTCGAATGGACTATGAATCGCTGGCGGCAATGGGCACCTTTCTGGGCTCCGGCGGCATCATTGTATTAGATGAAAGCGTCGACATGACTCGAGCCCTCTACAACCTGATGCGTTTCTACCACCATGAGTCCTGCGGCCAATGCACGCCCTGTCGCGAGGGAACCGGTTGGTTGGAAAAGGTAATGGAGCGACTTTACCACGGCCACGGCCGGACAGAGGATCTTGCCCTGCTGAAAGAAATCAGCGGCAATATGCGCGGTCGCACAATATGCCCGCTGGCCGATGCAGCGGCCATGCCAATGGGCAGCTTTTTGAGCGAATGCGGCGAGCAACTGCTGGCCCATTCACGGGCGGCGCAGAACTGA
- a CDS encoding (2Fe-2S)-binding protein: MADEKLVKIKVNERDLEVPAGWSVIRACHENQISVPHYCYHQDLSVAGNCRMCLVKVKNLPKPVIACGTPVVEGMEIDTISDEVVKARSSVMEFLLINHPLDCPECDQAGECRLQDYSYTYGRDHGRFQEKKVVRRKASLGPHVKYWGSRCIVCTRCVRFTNEISGGHELTVANRGDRSEIQVFPGKSLDNPLSMNVVDVCPVGALVSADFLYQQRVWYLNRKPSLCAECSVGCNTRVDSDRAGQVKRIVPRRNDAVNKEWMCDHGRLSFEYLSRNRLAEPLIRGASTQGSEAIELGASLLAAAHRPLILLSSFCTNEAIAEGKALASALRQGRVAYFARAEGADQSFPGFFISGDRNPNRAGLEKVLGAGSAIENISASESFDVVLIASCTPELQPSAAMARITGTAEKLVVIDFASSSLSEGPNAAVVLPGLSHFEKSGSFTNRQGIEQSFAPAVQGPTEALPEAEWLQRLRIRIEKGAPVGA; this comes from the coding sequence ATGGCCGACGAGAAGCTTGTTAAGATTAAGGTAAATGAACGTGATCTGGAAGTGCCAGCTGGTTGGAGCGTGATCCGCGCCTGCCATGAAAATCAGATAAGCGTTCCACACTACTGCTACCACCAGGATCTGAGCGTGGCCGGCAACTGCCGCATGTGCCTGGTGAAGGTGAAGAACTTGCCAAAGCCGGTCATTGCCTGCGGCACGCCGGTAGTCGAGGGCATGGAAATTGATACGATTTCCGATGAGGTAGTAAAGGCTCGCAGTTCGGTGATGGAGTTTTTGCTGATCAATCATCCTCTGGATTGTCCGGAATGCGATCAAGCCGGCGAGTGTCGTTTACAGGACTATTCCTATACCTATGGTCGCGATCATGGCCGCTTTCAAGAAAAGAAGGTTGTCCGGCGCAAGGCCAGCCTGGGACCGCACGTCAAGTACTGGGGCTCGCGCTGCATCGTCTGTACGCGTTGCGTCCGGTTTACTAATGAAATCAGCGGAGGCCACGAATTGACGGTGGCCAACCGCGGAGACCGCAGCGAAATTCAGGTTTTTCCGGGCAAGAGTCTGGATAACCCGCTGTCAATGAACGTCGTTGATGTCTGCCCGGTGGGCGCCCTGGTTTCGGCGGATTTTCTCTATCAACAGCGCGTTTGGTACCTGAATCGCAAACCTTCGCTGTGTGCTGAATGCTCTGTCGGCTGCAACACGCGGGTCGATAGCGATCGGGCCGGACAGGTGAAGCGGATTGTGCCGCGGCGCAATGATGCTGTGAACAAAGAATGGATGTGCGACCACGGCCGCTTGAGCTTTGAATATCTTAGCCGCAACCGCCTGGCCGAGCCTCTGATTCGCGGAGCATCCACACAGGGCAGCGAGGCCATCGAACTCGGTGCGTCGCTCCTGGCTGCGGCGCATCGCCCCTTGATTTTGTTAAGTTCCTTTTGCACCAACGAAGCAATTGCGGAGGGCAAAGCGCTGGCTTCGGCTTTGCGGCAGGGACGCGTCGCCTACTTCGCGCGCGCCGAGGGCGCGGATCAGAGCTTCCCGGGATTTTTTATCAGCGGCGATCGCAATCCAAATCGCGCCGGCCTGGAGAAGGTCCTGGGCGCTGGCAGCGCAATAGAAAACATTTCTGCCAGCGAGAGCTTTGATGTCGTGCTCATCGCCTCCTGTACTCCTGAACTGCAGCCTTCGGCGGCGATGGCGCGCATCACTGGAACTGCGGAGAAATTGGTGGTCATCGACTTTGCCAGCAGCTCTCTCAGCGAAGGCCCCAATGCCGCGGTTGTTCTGCCAGGCCTCAGTCACTTCGAAAAGAGCGGCAGCTTTACCAATCGTCAGGGTATCGAGCAAAGCTTTGCTCCTGCAGTTCAGGGTCCGACCGAAGCGCTACCAGAGGCCGAGTGGTTGCAGCGCCTGCGCATTCGAATTGAAAAAGGGGCTCCAGTCGGAGCTTAG
- the nuoH gene encoding NADH-quinone oxidoreductase subunit NuoH: MSHDLSIVLAKAGFALALLLAMVPLLVWMERKVSARFQRRIGPNRAGPFGLLQTLFDAGKLMFKEQFAPRGADRFIFFIAPVMTFMPAVVSFGLIPMGDLQLGDSDILISVTRADLALVAIMAFSSLASYGIAYAGWSSSNQYSLMGGIRSCAQLVSYEIVLGLAVISVVLLTGSLDLATIVEKQNHLLFGWLPAWNIFLQPLTFFLFLIAAFAETNRAPFDLPEAEQELVGGYHTEYSGLRWSWFMFGEYAALFTMCSLITTLFLGGYTLPGVNDLAAPGWPAALLGFGIFMTKVFALIFFFMWVRWTLPRLRWDQLMKLGWMRLIPLGLVNVFLTVLVVERLRGIL, encoded by the coding sequence GTGTCTCACGACCTATCCATAGTACTGGCCAAGGCCGGATTTGCCCTCGCCCTTCTACTGGCAATGGTGCCGCTGCTGGTCTGGATGGAGCGCAAGGTAAGCGCTCGCTTTCAGCGTCGTATCGGGCCCAATCGCGCCGGGCCCTTTGGCCTTTTGCAAACGCTCTTTGATGCCGGTAAACTGATGTTCAAAGAGCAATTTGCGCCCCGCGGCGCTGATCGTTTTATCTTCTTTATCGCTCCAGTGATGACCTTTATGCCGGCGGTGGTTTCCTTCGGGCTGATCCCGATGGGCGATCTGCAGCTTGGCGATTCAGATATTCTGATCTCTGTCACCCGCGCCGATCTGGCGCTGGTGGCAATCATGGCCTTTTCGTCGCTGGCCTCTTACGGAATTGCTTATGCCGGCTGGTCTTCCAGCAACCAGTACTCGTTGATGGGCGGAATTCGGTCCTGCGCACAGCTGGTCAGCTATGAGATCGTGCTCGGTCTGGCCGTGATCTCGGTAGTTTTGCTGACCGGTTCGCTGGATCTGGCAACAATCGTCGAAAAGCAAAACCATCTGCTCTTTGGCTGGCTGCCAGCCTGGAATATTTTCCTGCAGCCGCTGACCTTTTTCCTGTTCTTGATCGCCGCCTTTGCGGAGACCAACCGCGCGCCCTTTGATTTACCAGAAGCGGAACAAGAGCTGGTGGGCGGCTATCACACCGAATACAGTGGGCTGCGCTGGTCGTGGTTTATGTTTGGCGAGTATGCCGCGCTTTTTACCATGTGCTCGCTGATTACAACGCTCTTTCTGGGCGGCTATACTCTGCCCGGCGTCAATGATCTGGCCGCGCCAGGCTGGCCGGCCGCACTCCTTGGCTTCGGCATTTTTATGACCAAAGTCTTTGCTTTGATTTTCTTTTTCATGTGGGTGCGCTGGACGCTGCCACGCTTGCGCTGGGATCAGTTGATGAAATTGGGCTGGATGCGGCTCATTCCGCTGGGCCTGGTAAATGTGTTTCTGACCGTATTGGTTGTGGAACGTCTCAGGGGGATTCTATGA
- a CDS encoding NADH-quinone oxidoreductase subunit I, translated as MSSAEMHRPMGADLRRSVRPYGFRALLLQIPAILRGLMISLGQFLRPPVTAQYPEAPPPVSPRFRGEHRLTRDDQGHMKCVACFMCATACPAECIHIEAQQAPEAWEGRDKIPAVFEIDMLRCIYCGFCVEACPKAAIEMTNRTPIVHDNRKDFIYDMQKLLNN; from the coding sequence ATGAGCTCCGCTGAAATGCACCGTCCAATGGGCGCCGATCTGCGACGATCGGTGCGGCCCTACGGTTTTCGCGCCTTGCTGCTGCAGATCCCCGCTATTCTACGCGGCCTGATGATTTCGTTGGGCCAATTCCTGCGCCCGCCGGTGACGGCGCAGTACCCCGAGGCGCCGCCGCCGGTCAGTCCGCGCTTCCGCGGCGAACACCGACTGACGCGCGATGATCAGGGTCACATGAAGTGCGTAGCCTGCTTCATGTGCGCGACGGCTTGCCCGGCGGAATGCATTCACATCGAAGCGCAACAGGCGCCGGAGGCCTGGGAGGGCCGCGACAAGATCCCGGCTGTTTTCGAGATCGACATGCTTCGCTGCATCTACTGCGGCTTTTGCGTGGAAGCTTGCCCCAAGGCGGCAATCGAAATGACCAATCGCACGCCAATTGTGCACGACAATCGCAAGGACTTCATCTACGACATGCAGAAGCTGCTGAACAATTGA
- a CDS encoding NADH-quinone oxidoreductase subunit J: MIDLTAQDLLFLVLAGIIIVASLWTVFAENPVRATFFLIVSFLPTAGIYMMLHAPLAGLLQVLVYTGAILVLFTFVVMMINPSPGPSSERLTPPPYIRRTRLLAALASLAIAGSGLWLVLLLPAGGAVEVQSEFGSVRAIGRLLFENPLENPHTISLQMLGLLILGGIILAVNLSRGRNVR; encoded by the coding sequence ATGATAGATTTGACAGCGCAAGATCTGCTTTTTTTGGTCCTGGCGGGCATCATCATTGTGGCATCGCTTTGGACTGTGTTTGCTGAAAATCCAGTGCGAGCGACGTTTTTCTTGATCGTCTCGTTCCTGCCGACGGCCGGCATCTATATGATGCTGCACGCGCCTCTGGCCGGCCTCCTGCAGGTGCTGGTGTACACCGGCGCCATACTTGTTCTCTTTACGTTCGTTGTAATGATGATTAACCCGAGCCCAGGACCCTCCAGCGAACGCCTCACTCCGCCGCCTTACATACGGCGCACGCGGTTACTGGCTGCACTTGCCAGCCTGGCGATTGCAGGCTCCGGACTGTGGCTGGTGCTTTTGTTGCCGGCGGGCGGCGCCGTTGAGGTCCAGAGTGAATTTGGTTCGGTACGGGCCATCGGTCGGCTGCTATTTGAAAATCCATTAGAAAATCCGCATACGATATCATTGCAGATGCTGGGCCTGTTGATCCTGGGCGGCATCATCCTGGCTGTCAATCTGAGCCGCGGAAGGAATGTGCGATGA